AATTTAATGCCTTGAGCCAATGGCAAGGCAGTGGAGTAGTTGATGGTATTGGTCTGCCGACGCATATATGCTTTCCACGCATCCGACCCCGATTCGCGACCGCCCCCTGTTTCTTTTTCACCTCCAAACGCACCACCAATTTCTGCACCAGAGGTTCCAATGTTTATGTTGGCAATCCCACAATCAGAACCTTGAGCAGACAAGAAGTACTCACTTTCGCGTAGATTATTGGTAAATATTGCCGATGACAATCCCTGCGGAACCCCATTTTGCAAGCTCAAAGCCTCTTCGATAGTCTCGTATCGGATGAGGTAGAGGATTGGCGCAAATGTCTCGTGTTGAACACTTTGGTAATGATTCTCCACTTCAACCAAGGCAGGAACCACATAATTATCTTTTATCACCTCACCACCAAAGAGTACTTTTCCACCTTCATCTTGCACCTCTTTTATGGTTTGCTGCATCAGACTAACGGCCATCTCATCAATTAAAGGCCCGATCAATGTTTCCGGTTCCATCGGGTTTCCAATTCTGGAACGCAAGGAGCCATAAGCATTGAGCAACTTTTGCTTTACTTCATCATAAATAGACGATTGAACGATGAGTCGCCGGGTAGAGGTGCATCGTTGACCGCACGTCCCGACTGCACCAAATAAGGTCGCTGGAATCGCCAAATTCAAATCTGCATGTTCAGAGATGATAATCGCATTGTTACCGCCCAATTCCAGTAAGGAACGACCCAAGCGCCTTGCCACCGTTTCAGAAACGGCTTTACCCATGCGTGTAGATCCCGTCGCAGAGACCAAGGGAATTCGTTGGTCAGAAGCCATTTTTTGACCTATAACGGAATCTCCAACCACCACATTAAAGACGCCTTCCGGCAAATGATTGCGTTTTAATACGTCTTGGATAATGTTCATACAGGCAATGGCCGTCAAAGGTGTCTTTTCACTCGGCTTCCAAATGCTCACATTGCCACAGACCGCAGCAATCATGGCGTTCCATGACCAAACCGCAACCGGAAAATTAAAAGCAGAGATAATACCCACAACACCTAAAGGATGCCATTGCTCATACATTCGGTGATCTGGACGTTCAGAGTGCATGGTCAGACCATATAACTGGCGTGATAGACCTACCGCAAAATCACAAATATCTATCATTTCTTGTACTTCACCCAAACCCTCCTGATAAATCTTGCCCATTTCGAGCGTCACCAAAGCCCCGAGTGCTTCTTTATGTGTCCGGAGTGCATCGCCGATTTGGCGTACAACTTCGCCCCGTTTCGGTGCTGGAACCTTGCGCCAGACCTCAAAAGCCTTATTTGCAGCCGCTATAGCGTGTTCATATCCAGCATCGTCTGCCATTTGAACCGCCCCCAGAACCTTCCCATCAATCGGAGAAGTAATGGTTTTATAGGGTATCTCACCAACGGTGTAGTTTTCGCAACCTGTTATTACACAAGGATTTTGGCCTGATAATTGCAGGGTGCTTAATACGTCTTGAAAGTTCATTGTAGATAGTAGATTAAAAGGGGAATTGTTCTGAGAGCGTTTTATCCAAAATGCACAGCCCAAATCTAAACGATCTCTAACCTTCAAGATACCGCTAACCCAACATGAAGTCTGGTAATTTTCTATTGTGACTTCGTGATCTTTCCAAAAACCCGGAAACCACACCTATTTCTTTAAGAAGTGGGCTGTATTTTATTGCTCTTTGACAGGCTTCCTTTTTTGAACGATGCGGGTGGTTTACCAAATCGAGACTCAAATGAATCATAAATTTCATTTCGAGTCTCATTATAGTTAAACGGTTTTGTTTTTTGATACATCTGAGGATTACGAATCTCAGTACAAAATACTGATCCATTAACCTACACCACCACCACAATGAACACACTGACGTTAGCATCAGCAGCTGTTTATGCCTTAGACACTGCTGACGCGGAATTGGTTTCCGGCGGTTTTCGTCGCGCTCGCATAACTTACTTAAAACCCACAGCCCAAGGGGTTATTTACCGTATTGTGACGCCGCCCTCGACGGCTTTGGCACCACCTACAAATGACCGATGTCAGAATGCCATCATTGGCGTGGATGATCAGAGCTAAATAGATCACTACCCCAATATGCCACCACCCAGCCTCGTTCGCCACGGGGCTTTTTTGTTTCCCTAAAAAGGACCTGCCCGTTGGAGGAAAATGGTTTCCACAACTAAAACAATACCCACATGAAAAACTTGCCTCAAATCGCAACGTACAGACTTGGAAAAGACCAAGCTGACAACGTAAAAGGTGGCATCACCAGAAAAGCCTATAGCCAAGTTACATACCTAAAAAAACCAAAACAAAACAATCCACGACGCGAAAACATGCGGGTGGTTTTGGATGAAAGTAACGACACTGTATAATACTACATCTGGAGGATATATCTTTCCCTAAAAAGGTTTAGTGCATTGGACGAAAAAAAGGGAGGTTTCGTCGAAATCTTGCTCATATAGATCGAAGAATTAGATTGTGAAATGGCCGTAGCCAGTAGTTTCGGAACAGAAATCAGCGGGATTAACCACCTGCTCATCCAAAGACTACCTTCACAACCAAACCAATCAATTTCAATCGCCATGAAAAAGCTAAACCTCAAAAACGCCGTAAAATTTGCCCTTGGGAAAGAAGAGGCCAATGCCTCAAAAGGCGGCGTCAGCAAAAAAACAGGGGTGTATAACCAAGTTACGTATCGCAACATGCCCAGTACTGATCCTAAAAAGAATAAAAGGCGAGAAGGCTCCATTGTTAATTGCGACTCGCAAAGTTAGGGTTCGTCACATGAAAAGCCTCGGTTCAATCGGGGCTTTTCTTTTATCGTTAAGTTTGAATCAAAATCGTCACCTCACAAACTTGAATTATTGGTCTCAAAGCATTGTTATTAAATGAATAGGCTCTTTTTTAAAAATAGCTACTGCTTCTTTTGACCGTTCATAAAAGGCCATTGCTTTCGGTACGCCCATACTACCTCGTAGGAGGCTTCCACTCCAATGAGGCTAAATTTGCACCTCCTCGATGAAGTACATCAGCGCATTATCCATAAACCATTTCCGAATAATCATGACGGCTGTTTAACCAACCGTAACGACATTACAAAAGGTTTAATTCATTCACCGAAGTGAAATCGGGTTTTATCGAACTATTCTGGTGGTACATCGAATCGCGCCCCTTGAAGAAAAAAGGAAGTGGTAGCTTGCATCAGTCAGAGGACATCCCTGACCAAACAACAACCTCCATCTATAAAAATCTTGCGCCATGAAAAAGCTAAACCTCAAAAACGCTGTAAAATTTGCACTTGGAAAAGAAGAAACCCAAACCGTTCAAGGCGGCACGGGCAGCCGGAAAATCAAAGTAAGCCAAGTAACCTACCGCTCCCAACCTGCCGCAACCCGTGTTGCAACCCCAAACCCCAGAAGAGCGGGTGCAATTATTGGCGTTGACGACCAGAGTTAATCAGTGTTTATCAGCATGAAAAGGAGAAGCCCTGCATTTGTGGGGCTTTTTTATTTGGGATATTGCAAAAGACTATAGTAATTACTAAACTGAAAGCAAATTAGTCCCCAAAACATGAACACATGAACACATGAAAAAAACAACCTTTTTTGTATTCGCCCTGCTCTTGATACAAGTAGGCTGTAAAACGCACGAAAATGCCCAATCAGGTACTCAAAAGCAACGCTCCACTGCAACCTCTGGCCCACTTGCTCAACAATACCGGAGTGTGGCCGAAA
Above is a genomic segment from Rhodothermia bacterium containing:
- a CDS encoding aldehyde dehydrogenase family protein; this translates as MNFQDVLSTLQLSGQNPCVITGCENYTVGEIPYKTITSPIDGKVLGAVQMADDAGYEHAIAAANKAFEVWRKVPAPKRGEVVRQIGDALRTHKEALGALVTLEMGKIYQEGLGEVQEMIDICDFAVGLSRQLYGLTMHSERPDHRMYEQWHPLGVVGIISAFNFPVAVWSWNAMIAAVCGNVSIWKPSEKTPLTAIACMNIIQDVLKRNHLPEGVFNVVVGDSVIGQKMASDQRIPLVSATGSTRMGKAVSETVARRLGRSLLELGGNNAIIISEHADLNLAIPATLFGAVGTCGQRCTSTRRLIVQSSIYDEVKQKLLNAYGSLRSRIGNPMEPETLIGPLIDEMAVSLMQQTIKEVQDEGGKVLFGGEVIKDNYVVPALVEVENHYQSVQHETFAPILYLIRYETIEEALSLQNGVPQGLSSAIFTNNLRESEYFLSAQGSDCGIANINIGTSGAEIGGAFGGEKETGGGRESGSDAWKAYMRRQTNTINYSTALPLAQGIKFDL